From one Shewanella sp. GD04112 genomic stretch:
- a CDS encoding TonB-dependent receptor, with amino-acid sequence MIKRTKVASAINLAVVSSIAAGTFVASSAFAAEETAKVERIEVTGSRIQRQDMETASPVTVIDAAAIKAEGFTSVDQMLQVQTSMAGAAVGSTTNNGADGVAQVDLRGMGSQRTLVLLNGRRMVNSGSGADSAVDLNSIPVAMIARVEILKDGASAVYGSDAIAGVVNIITKKDFDGFQLDFNGSGTDKGDGENGDISALYGFNTEGGNYTFGAAYSDRRGVVQGDRDWYDPLDNTSSIIPTGALNQKVIDANGNWVKRTSTYDYSNDVYFQTPSERRSLFANMTQELGNDVVLTADAIYTNRRSNQQLAAQPAQIKLNVCGDPRVTDPTAGCLTLDQGMIDAGIEADARGQVQYNRRMKDVGPRIYNQDTDTWRLSAGLAGSLDVHTGMNWNVDYTFGKNEAKTGVANSINATLMANSIYADPYAWFEGSPLTDEMKDVSYDQQETGGNEQQTLSAGLNGELFDLSAGAVGFAIGAEYRRESGFYNPDAIVVAGDSTAAQQDPTSGNYNVISIFQEVSVPFTEKLTGEFALRLDDYSTFGKATTWKIGLTYTATDELMVRTVAATGFRAPSVAELYGGNSGSFDYLTNPWLPMSDQTGQILVNRTSDPDLKPEESESYTAGLVYSPSYIDGMSITLDYWRFKVTDAIARADVQVGLDACHGGDAEACSTFNITADGDLFNLTSALTNVGSQDTSGVDFNLAYNFELLGLDWKVSNDTTYLIKFEQDGENYTGTIDGNMGAYARVRNNFSISAGQDDWSVMYFNRYIRSMTDVYTDYDANDNPFVAVRGVDSILYHNISGTYHLNDSTTVSLGVKNFTDEKPLYVTNGSDAGTVPEVYDTIGRTIYGGVTVKF; translated from the coding sequence ATGATCAAAAGAACCAAAGTTGCGTCGGCTATTAATTTAGCTGTCGTCAGCTCAATTGCTGCTGGTACCTTTGTCGCATCAAGCGCATTTGCAGCTGAAGAGACTGCAAAAGTAGAACGTATTGAAGTCACGGGTTCACGTATTCAACGTCAAGATATGGAAACAGCTTCTCCTGTTACCGTTATTGATGCTGCTGCAATCAAAGCAGAAGGCTTTACCTCTGTAGACCAAATGTTGCAAGTTCAAACCTCTATGGCGGGTGCTGCGGTTGGTTCAACCACCAACAACGGTGCGGACGGTGTTGCACAAGTTGACTTACGTGGTATGGGCTCGCAACGTACTCTCGTATTGCTGAACGGTCGTCGTATGGTGAACTCAGGTTCAGGTGCTGACAGTGCTGTGGATTTAAACTCTATCCCAGTTGCTATGATCGCTCGCGTTGAAATCCTTAAAGATGGTGCTTCAGCGGTATACGGTTCTGATGCGATTGCCGGTGTAGTGAACATCATCACTAAGAAAGATTTCGATGGTTTCCAATTAGACTTTAACGGCAGCGGCACCGACAAAGGTGACGGCGAAAACGGTGACATCAGCGCATTGTACGGCTTCAATACTGAAGGCGGTAACTATACCTTTGGTGCAGCTTACTCTGACCGTCGTGGTGTAGTTCAAGGTGACCGTGATTGGTATGATCCACTGGACAATACCAGTTCTATCATCCCAACGGGTGCTTTAAATCAAAAAGTTATCGATGCCAACGGTAATTGGGTTAAAAGAACTTCGACTTATGACTACTCAAATGATGTCTATTTCCAAACACCAAGTGAGCGCCGTAGCTTATTTGCAAATATGACGCAAGAGCTAGGCAATGATGTTGTTCTGACTGCGGATGCTATTTATACCAATCGCCGTTCTAACCAACAGCTTGCAGCACAGCCAGCTCAAATCAAATTGAATGTGTGTGGCGATCCAAGAGTTACCGATCCTACAGCAGGATGTCTGACCCTTGACCAAGGCATGATTGATGCTGGTATTGAAGCTGATGCCCGTGGACAAGTGCAATACAACAGACGTATGAAGGATGTTGGCCCGCGTATTTATAACCAAGATACTGATACTTGGCGTTTATCAGCTGGTTTAGCAGGTTCTTTAGACGTTCATACGGGTATGAATTGGAATGTGGATTACACATTTGGTAAGAACGAAGCTAAGACAGGTGTTGCTAACTCTATTAACGCAACATTGATGGCTAATTCAATCTATGCCGACCCATATGCTTGGTTTGAAGGTTCTCCTTTGACTGATGAGATGAAGGATGTTTCTTATGACCAGCAAGAGACGGGTGGTAATGAGCAGCAAACATTATCTGCAGGCTTAAACGGTGAATTATTCGATCTGAGTGCTGGAGCCGTGGGTTTCGCTATTGGTGCTGAATACCGTCGTGAAAGTGGTTTCTACAATCCAGATGCAATTGTTGTTGCAGGTGACAGTACTGCCGCTCAACAAGATCCTACAAGTGGCAATTACAACGTTATTTCTATCTTCCAAGAAGTGAGCGTGCCATTTACGGAAAAACTAACGGGTGAATTTGCTCTGCGCTTAGACGATTACTCTACTTTCGGTAAAGCGACTACTTGGAAAATTGGTTTAACCTACACTGCAACAGATGAGCTGATGGTTCGTACCGTAGCTGCTACCGGTTTCCGTGCTCCTAGCGTTGCTGAGCTATATGGCGGTAACTCAGGTTCATTTGATTATTTAACTAATCCTTGGTTACCTATGAGTGATCAAACTGGACAGATTTTAGTTAACCGTACATCTGATCCAGATTTGAAACCTGAAGAGTCAGAATCTTACACTGCAGGCTTAGTATATTCGCCAAGCTATATTGATGGCATGTCAATCACCCTTGACTACTGGCGTTTCAAAGTCACTGATGCAATTGCTCGTGCAGACGTGCAAGTTGGTTTAGACGCGTGTCATGGTGGTGATGCAGAAGCTTGTAGCACATTCAATATCACTGCTGATGGTGACTTATTCAACTTAACAAGTGCACTGACTAACGTAGGTTCACAGGACACTAGCGGTGTTGACTTCAACTTAGCATATAACTTTGAGCTACTTGGTTTAGATTGGAAAGTGAGTAACGATACTACTTACTTGATTAAGTTCGAACAGGATGGTGAAAACTATACTGGCACAATCGATGGTAATATGGGAGCTTATGCTCGCGTACGTAACAACTTCAGCATCTCTGCAGGTCAAGATGATTGGAGCGTAATGTACTTCAACCGCTATATTAGATCGATGACTGATGTTTACACTGATTATGATGCCAATGACAATCCATTCGTTGCAGTAAGAGGTGTAGATTCAATTCTGTATCACAACATTTCTGGTACTTACCATCTAAATGACAGCACAACTGTTAGTTTAGGTGTGAAGAACTTTACTGATGAGAAACCTCTTTACGTAACTAACGGCAGTGATGCTGGTACTGTTCCAGAGGTTTACGACACTATCGGCCGTACTATTTACGGTGGTGTAACAGTTAAGTTCTAA
- a CDS encoding response regulator transcription factor, producing MSKILLVDDDPLFRVWLTEALKAQGHEVECAVNGVEGLKRIRSFMPDIIMLDLVMPQMDGFSLLEARDCMTPIMMLSARDNEADRIRSYELGADDFLTKPFSIKELLVRLHALERRLIPRAIEPMAIEQATIQPVKFDEAAYRITIGKNAVELTQTEFRLFKYLFERKGQVITKQELQKSVLQKDLGRFDRNLDMHISNTRRKLANTRLPRTLINTVRGQGYSFSA from the coding sequence ATGAGTAAAATACTGTTAGTCGATGATGATCCATTATTCAGAGTTTGGTTAACTGAAGCGCTTAAAGCACAGGGACATGAAGTTGAATGTGCCGTAAACGGCGTTGAAGGGCTCAAACGTATTCGCAGCTTTATGCCCGATATTATTATGCTCGATCTGGTGATGCCGCAAATGGATGGTTTCTCACTATTAGAGGCGAGGGACTGTATGACGCCTATCATGATGCTCTCTGCCCGTGATAATGAGGCTGACAGGATCCGAAGTTACGAGCTTGGTGCGGATGATTTCTTAACGAAACCCTTTAGCATTAAAGAGTTATTGGTGCGTTTGCATGCCTTAGAGCGGCGATTAATTCCGCGCGCCATAGAGCCAATGGCAATCGAGCAGGCGACAATCCAGCCAGTCAAATTCGATGAGGCTGCCTATAGGATCACTATTGGCAAAAATGCCGTGGAACTCACCCAAACCGAGTTTAGGTTGTTTAAATATCTGTTCGAGCGTAAGGGGCAAGTGATCACTAAGCAAGAACTGCAAAAATCCGTATTGCAGAAGGACTTAGGACGCTTCGATCGTAACTTGGATATGCATATCAGTAATACAAGGCGCAAGCTGGCGAATACCCGTTTACCGCGGACATTAATCAATACGGTCCGTGGTCAAGGGTACAGTTTTTCCGCTTGA
- a CDS encoding M14-type cytosolic carboxypeptidase, protein MRISANFDGGNIQVINLDNKDDIQLAIRPDAGGEFYQWFNFRFEGEVGNQYTLNIINAGTASYPKGWQDYHAVASYDRQHWFRVPTQYIDGKLSIQLALDCDAIQIAYFAPYSYERHLDLLSNAQLHPDVNLEHLGLTLDGRDITLMKVGDGNPDKRNIWITARQHPGETMAEWLVEGLVNRLLDNDCPTAKALLDKANFYIVPNMNPDGSVRGHLRTNAIGVNLNREWQTPSLERSPEVYHVVHKMQQTGVDLFYDVHGDEGLPYVFLAGCEGVPAYNERLAQLQADFSQALTLASADFQTEFGYAKDEPGQANLTVASNWVAQTFDCLSNTLEMPFKDNNNLQDPFVGWSPERSIYLGEASLIAMLAVVDKLR, encoded by the coding sequence ATGCGGATCAGTGCCAATTTTGATGGCGGAAATATCCAAGTCATTAATCTTGATAATAAAGACGATATTCAACTGGCAATCCGTCCCGATGCGGGCGGTGAGTTTTATCAATGGTTCAACTTCCGATTCGAAGGTGAGGTGGGTAATCAATACACCTTGAATATCATCAATGCGGGCACTGCCTCCTATCCTAAGGGCTGGCAAGATTACCATGCGGTCGCCAGTTACGACCGTCAGCATTGGTTCCGTGTGCCAACCCAATATATCGATGGCAAACTGAGCATTCAGTTAGCACTTGATTGTGATGCAATTCAAATCGCTTACTTTGCGCCCTACAGCTACGAGCGTCACTTAGATCTTCTCAGCAATGCACAATTGCATCCCGATGTTAATCTTGAGCATTTAGGTCTGACCTTAGATGGCCGCGATATCACCCTGATGAAAGTGGGCGATGGCAATCCTGATAAACGCAATATCTGGATCACCGCAAGACAACATCCCGGTGAAACCATGGCGGAATGGTTAGTCGAAGGGTTAGTGAATCGTTTGCTGGATAATGATTGTCCAACGGCAAAAGCGCTGCTCGATAAAGCGAACTTCTACATTGTGCCTAACATGAACCCGGATGGCAGCGTAAGAGGCCATCTGCGTACCAATGCGATTGGGGTTAACCTTAACCGTGAATGGCAAACCCCGAGCTTAGAAAGAAGCCCAGAGGTTTACCACGTAGTGCATAAAATGCAGCAAACGGGCGTAGATTTATTTTACGATGTGCATGGCGATGAAGGCCTGCCCTATGTATTCCTCGCGGGTTGTGAAGGTGTTCCCGCTTACAATGAGCGATTGGCGCAGCTACAAGCTGATTTTAGTCAGGCATTAACTTTGGCCAGTGCCGATTTCCAAACCGAGTTTGGTTACGCTAAAGACGAGCCAGGTCAAGCCAACTTGACCGTGGCCTCTAATTGGGTGGCGCAAACCTTCGATTGCTTGTCGAACACCTTAGAAATGCCTTTTAAAGACAACAACAACCTGCAGGATCCGTTTGTGGGTTGGTCGCCAGAGCGCAGCATTTATTTAGGCGAAGCGTCATTGATTGCCATGCTCGCCGTGGTTGATAAGTTAAGATAG
- a CDS encoding DUF1315 family protein, with amino-acid sequence MTDINQVIDQMPEEVYERLRSAAELGKWEDGTVLTEAQRESTLQVVMLYQARRLDQTEHFTIAAGGKLNELSKAELKKQFRGESIAEFKADEL; translated from the coding sequence ATGACCGACATTAATCAAGTTATCGACCAAATGCCTGAAGAAGTCTATGAAAGGCTGCGTAGCGCCGCTGAATTAGGCAAATGGGAAGATGGCACAGTATTGACCGAAGCCCAGCGTGAATCGACTCTTCAAGTGGTGATGCTCTATCAGGCGCGCCGCTTAGATCAAACTGAGCATTTCACCATAGCGGCCGGTGGAAAGTTAAATGAGTTATCGAAGGCGGAATTGAAGAAACAATTCCGTGGTGAGTCGATTGCCGAGTTTAAAGCTGACGAACTCTAA